From Candidatus Hadarchaeales archaeon, one genomic window encodes:
- a CDS encoding CoA-transferase, whose product MEVLEEGKGKLLGWCDPEEHREWVRKNKTREMVEKVITLKEAVSRFVRRGCLMAFGGFGHVRVSMAFIYEMIRQRKRGLKVAGKTAVHDLDCLIAAGCVEEVEVAYSFGHELRGLSPASRRAVESGKVKVVAELSNAAYQWRFKAAAAGLPFMPAYVMLGTDTFKRSSAKVVRDPFTGRPICLLPACFPDVAVIHVHECDPYGNCRIEGALVEDSELARAAKRLVITTEKIVPTEKIRKEPWRTVIPYFYVDAVVEVPYGSHPCNMPGLYYFDEEHLAEYLHLTKTEEGTMEYFEEYVYGVEDFPQYLERVGGKKKLKLLERLEKGKGPYSYPWKGR is encoded by the coding sequence ATGGAGGTACTGGAAGAGGGGAAAGGGAAGCTTTTGGGATGGTGTGATCCGGAAGAACACAGGGAATGGGTGAGAAAGAACAAAACCAGGGAAATGGTTGAAAAAGTCATTACCCTCAAAGAAGCTGTTAGCCGCTTCGTCAGGAGGGGTTGCCTGATGGCTTTTGGAGGCTTTGGACACGTGAGGGTTTCCATGGCCTTCATCTACGAAATGATCAGGCAAAGGAAAAGGGGTTTGAAGGTGGCCGGAAAAACCGCCGTACACGATCTCGATTGTCTGATCGCGGCTGGTTGTGTGGAAGAAGTGGAGGTGGCCTATTCCTTTGGACACGAACTGAGGGGGCTTTCCCCCGCCTCCAGGAGGGCGGTAGAAAGCGGGAAGGTGAAGGTGGTGGCGGAGTTAAGCAATGCTGCCTATCAATGGAGGTTTAAGGCCGCAGCGGCCGGGCTCCCCTTCATGCCTGCTTACGTCATGCTGGGGACCGACACCTTCAAGAGAAGCTCGGCCAAAGTGGTACGTGACCCCTTTACGGGTAGACCCATCTGTCTCCTTCCGGCCTGCTTTCCAGACGTAGCCGTCATCCACGTGCATGAGTGCGATCCTTACGGAAATTGTAGGATTGAAGGAGCATTGGTGGAGGATTCAGAGCTGGCTAGGGCGGCCAAAAGGTTGGTGATAACCACGGAAAAAATCGTCCCTACAGAGAAGATAAGGAAGGAACCTTGGAGAACCGTTATTCCCTACTTCTACGTGGATGCCGTCGTGGAAGTTCCTTATGGTTCTCATCCATGCAACATGCCTGGTCTCTATTATTTCGATGAGGAGCACTTAGCGGAGTATCTTCATCTGACCAAAACAGAGGAAGGAACAATGGAATACTTCGAAGAGTATGTGTACGGGGTGGAGGACTTCCCACAGTATCTGGAAAGGGTGGGTGGGAAGAAGAAGCTAAAGCTACTCGAAAGACTGGAGAAGGGAAAGGGACCCTACTCTTACCCCTGGAAGGGGAGATGA
- a CDS encoding tetrahydrofolate dehydrogenase/cyclohydrolase catalytic domain-containing protein, giving the protein MAVLMDGKALAEEIKAELRGKVVELKRKGIVPTLATFLVGDHPASKIYVEGKRKDCEEVGISFRLYTFPPTVEEEELKELLHRLNGERGVHGIFIQLPLPSHLNSARLVEEISPQKDVDGLHPYNVGRLWKGQYDPERSLLPCTPKGILKLLDRYGVEVRGKLVTIINRSDLVGKPLAKLLLDRDATVLLCHSKTRDLEGKTREADIVVSAVGRRPSFVLTAEMIKEGAVVVDVGMNYVGGKLMGDVDFEGVSRKASYLTPVPGGVGPMTRVMLLHNTLLASETLGESG; this is encoded by the coding sequence ATGGCCGTGCTAATGGATGGGAAGGCACTGGCGGAGGAAATCAAGGCGGAGTTGCGCGGGAAAGTGGTGGAGCTGAAGAGAAAGGGGATCGTGCCCACGCTCGCCACCTTTCTGGTGGGGGATCATCCAGCTTCCAAAATCTACGTGGAAGGGAAAAGGAAGGATTGCGAGGAAGTGGGAATTTCCTTCAGGCTTTACACCTTTCCCCCTACGGTGGAGGAAGAAGAGTTGAAGGAGCTCCTCCATCGTCTGAACGGGGAGAGGGGAGTCCACGGAATTTTCATACAGCTTCCCCTCCCATCACACCTGAATTCCGCAAGGCTGGTGGAGGAGATTTCCCCCCAGAAGGATGTGGACGGTCTCCATCCCTACAACGTGGGAAGGCTGTGGAAAGGACAGTACGATCCGGAGAGGAGCCTCCTCCCCTGCACTCCCAAGGGTATCCTGAAGCTCCTGGACAGATATGGTGTGGAAGTGAGGGGGAAGTTGGTGACCATCATCAACAGGAGCGATTTGGTGGGCAAACCCCTGGCCAAGCTCCTCCTGGACAGGGATGCCACCGTTCTTCTCTGCCATTCCAAGACGAGGGACCTGGAGGGAAAGACGAGGGAGGCGGACATCGTGGTCTCGGCGGTTGGAAGGAGACCCTCCTTCGTCTTAACGGCGGAGATGATCAAAGAGGGGGCAGTGGTGGTGGACGTGGGGATGAACTATGTGGGAGGAAAGCTGATGGGGGATGTGGACTTTGAGGGGGTGAGCCGCAAGGCCTCCTATCTTACCCCCGTGCCCGGGGGAGTGGGCCCCATGACCAGGGTGATGCTTTTGCACAACACCCTCTTAGCTTCAGAGACCCTGGGGGAGAGCGGTTGA
- a CDS encoding AIR synthase-related protein, translating into MSFYRSLGVDVKKKGTELFLPLLDADLKPFCPVGKGKGGKGIILHTDGAGSKPQQSYLHWKETGDLEWFQGLTQDVLAMNVDDVVCVGPFSPLAFADYLTLNPHRLPKGELLSSLAEGFRRTLKELEALGLEIPFLGGETADLPDQVRTLDLSGTIAARIEFSEVRRGEEIRKGDLIVGLRSGGRTKYEKRENSGIMCNGLTLARHVLMRREYTRKYPELVDREGYRGRFKFDDYLEELGMTVGEALLSPTRFFAPVVLRILKKVGRGVKAMVHNTGGGLTKSLRIGRNVVYVKDQLPEPDPLFSLIQKEGRVRWEEMYQVFNMGVGFELVVDPEEAEEVIRISERFGLGAKVIGRCEKGKEGNRVIVKSERGKFEYG; encoded by the coding sequence TTGAGCTTCTACAGGTCCCTTGGGGTGGATGTGAAGAAGAAGGGAACAGAGCTCTTCCTCCCCCTCCTGGATGCGGACCTGAAACCCTTTTGTCCCGTGGGGAAGGGAAAAGGGGGAAAGGGTATCATCCTCCACACGGACGGGGCGGGAAGCAAACCACAGCAGAGCTACCTTCACTGGAAGGAGACAGGGGATCTCGAATGGTTTCAAGGGTTGACCCAGGATGTTCTGGCCATGAACGTGGACGATGTGGTTTGTGTGGGTCCCTTCTCCCCGCTGGCTTTTGCCGACTACCTCACCCTCAATCCCCACCGTCTCCCCAAAGGAGAGCTCCTTTCCTCCCTCGCGGAGGGTTTCAGAAGGACTCTGAAGGAGCTGGAGGCCCTTGGTTTGGAAATTCCCTTTTTGGGGGGAGAAACGGCGGATCTTCCCGACCAAGTGAGAACCCTTGATCTTTCCGGAACCATCGCCGCCAGGATCGAATTCTCAGAGGTGAGAAGGGGGGAGGAAATAAGGAAGGGAGATCTCATCGTGGGACTGAGGAGCGGAGGGAGGACGAAGTACGAGAAAAGGGAGAACAGCGGCATCATGTGTAATGGTCTAACTTTGGCCAGACATGTCCTCATGAGACGGGAATACACACGCAAGTATCCAGAGCTGGTGGACCGGGAAGGGTACAGGGGGAGGTTCAAGTTCGATGATTATTTGGAGGAGCTGGGTATGACCGTGGGTGAGGCCCTTCTCTCCCCCACCCGTTTCTTTGCTCCCGTTGTTCTGAGAATCCTTAAAAAGGTGGGAAGGGGGGTGAAGGCCATGGTGCATAACACGGGAGGAGGTCTAACCAAGAGCCTGAGGATAGGTAGGAACGTGGTTTACGTGAAGGATCAGCTTCCCGAGCCCGATCCACTCTTTTCCTTGATCCAGAAGGAAGGAAGGGTGAGGTGGGAGGAGATGTACCAAGTTTTCAACATGGGGGTAGGGTTCGAGTTGGTGGTGGATCCTGAAGAGGCGGAGGAAGTGATAAGGATTTCGGAGAGGTTCGGATTGGGGGCGAAGGTGATAGGAAGGTGTGAGAAGGGAAAAGAGGGCAACCGAGTAATAGTAAAGAGTGAAAGGGGCAAGTTCGAATACGGGTGA
- the purS gene encoding phosphoribosylformylglycinamidine synthase subunit PurS — MRYLSRVEVRLKPGYLDPEGESTRKALEDLGYRVGSVSVVKVYEIEFSAPSLEEAKKLTEEMCRKLLSNPVKDDYSFEVRKVERRVKG, encoded by the coding sequence TTGAGGTACCTGAGCAGGGTAGAGGTAAGGCTCAAGCCCGGTTATCTGGATCCGGAGGGGGAAAGTACTAGGAAGGCTCTGGAGGATTTGGGCTATAGGGTTGGCTCGGTCTCGGTGGTGAAGGTCTATGAAATAGAGTTCTCCGCCCCTTCTCTGGAAGAGGCCAAGAAGCTTACGGAAGAGATGTGCAGGAAACTTCTCTCCAATCCCGTAAAGGACGATTACTCCTTTGAGGTCAGGAAGGTGGAAAGGCGGGTGAAGGGTTGA
- the purQ gene encoding phosphoribosylformylglycinamidine synthase I, which translates to MRVCVVRAGGTNCDGETVVALEEVGAEVELIHFRRLLREGLERYDALVIPGGFSFGDRVRAGAIMGRELGERMGSSLRKFLERGGAILGICNGFQVLVEAGILPGFEWGKVQAALALNDSGRFECRWVYLRVENGGKCLFTRGMKRGEVVRMPVAHVEGKFLFPAGREEECWKKLRKNDQLVFRYCDREGRPARGKYPTNPNGSLFDIAGICDPTGRVMGMMPHPERAVFGWQLPDWTKGELPEWGDGRRIFLSMVENLRR; encoded by the coding sequence GTGAGGGTCTGTGTGGTGAGGGCTGGTGGAACCAACTGTGATGGGGAAACCGTGGTGGCGCTGGAGGAAGTGGGAGCGGAGGTGGAGCTCATCCACTTCCGGAGATTGCTAAGGGAAGGACTGGAAAGGTACGATGCGTTGGTGATACCAGGAGGTTTCTCTTTTGGTGATAGGGTTAGGGCTGGGGCCATCATGGGAAGGGAACTTGGGGAAAGGATGGGTTCTTCCCTCAGGAAGTTTTTGGAGAGGGGAGGGGCCATTCTCGGAATATGTAATGGATTTCAGGTCCTAGTGGAGGCAGGCATCTTACCCGGATTCGAGTGGGGGAAAGTTCAAGCCGCCCTGGCCCTCAACGACTCCGGGAGGTTTGAGTGTAGATGGGTTTACCTCAGGGTGGAAAACGGTGGGAAATGCCTCTTCACGAGGGGGATGAAAAGGGGGGAAGTGGTGAGGATGCCCGTGGCACACGTGGAGGGTAAGTTCCTCTTTCCGGCGGGGAGAGAGGAAGAATGCTGGAAAAAACTTAGGAAAAACGATCAACTGGTTTTCAGGTACTGCGACAGGGAAGGAAGACCGGCTAGGGGAAAATATCCGACGAACCCCAACGGATCCCTTTTCGATATCGCGGGGATTTGCGACCCTACCGGAAGGGTAATGGGCATGATGCCCCATCCGGAGAGGGCGGTCTTCGGTTGGCAGCTTCCCGACTGGACAAAGGGGGAACTTCCCGAGTGGGGGGATGGAAGGAGGATCTTCCTTTCCATGGTGGAGAATTTAAGGAGATAA
- the purB gene encoding adenylosuccinate lyase, whose translation MSFDYSTFLSPFTWRYGSEEMRSLFSELEYRALWRKIWRALAEAQAEWGLISEEELKEIREKAEKEHIDLELSHKLEREIKHDLMAELKVFSQQCSKGGGKLHLGATSMDVEDNAEVLRMRRALDLLLTRLVNCLHALSLRIREHKDTICMGWTHLQPAEPTTLGYRLALYAQDLLIDLRAVEILLSEFLKGKGMKGAVGTSASFKRLLEGKARPEELEARVMEKLGLSYFTVSGQTYPRKQDFIVLSVLAGIAQSAHKFGADLRHTHSPLWGEVYEPIGEKQVGSSAMPFKRNPVLSERMCSLARYVASLPRVAWENASHTLFERTLDDSANRRVILAEGFLAVDEILILYQHLVEGMEVNKTMIDRNLKLFFPFSALEPLLMVLVKKGGNRQELHERLRRLSSMAWERIREGGENPLPSLLKEDPSVGPLLTEEEWEEILDPSKHLGDAVERCERFLEREIDPVLAKYSDRLGKKVPPSF comes from the coding sequence ATGAGCTTCGATTACAGCACCTTTCTATCCCCTTTTACTTGGAGGTACGGCAGCGAGGAGATGAGATCCCTTTTCTCCGAGCTGGAGTACAGGGCACTTTGGAGGAAGATTTGGAGGGCACTGGCCGAGGCTCAAGCCGAATGGGGTTTGATTTCCGAAGAGGAGCTGAAGGAGATAAGGGAGAAGGCTGAAAAGGAACACATAGATCTGGAGCTCTCCCATAAATTGGAGAGGGAAATAAAGCATGACCTCATGGCAGAGCTGAAGGTTTTCTCCCAGCAGTGTTCTAAGGGTGGTGGGAAGCTCCATCTGGGTGCCACTTCCATGGATGTAGAGGACAACGCAGAAGTTCTGAGGATGAGGAGGGCACTCGACCTCCTCCTCACGAGGTTGGTGAACTGTCTTCACGCCCTTTCCCTTCGGATAAGGGAGCATAAGGACACCATCTGTATGGGTTGGACCCATCTGCAACCCGCGGAGCCCACCACGCTGGGATACAGGTTGGCCCTATATGCCCAAGATCTTTTAATCGATCTCAGGGCGGTGGAGATCCTCCTTTCAGAATTCCTGAAGGGAAAGGGTATGAAGGGAGCGGTGGGTACCTCGGCCAGCTTCAAGAGATTATTGGAAGGAAAGGCCAGGCCCGAGGAGCTGGAGGCCAGGGTGATGGAAAAACTGGGTCTTTCTTACTTCACCGTCTCGGGGCAGACCTATCCCAGAAAGCAGGACTTCATAGTCCTTTCCGTCCTCGCCGGGATTGCCCAGAGTGCCCATAAGTTTGGAGCGGATCTCAGGCACACGCATTCACCCCTCTGGGGCGAGGTCTACGAGCCCATAGGGGAAAAGCAGGTGGGATCCTCCGCCATGCCCTTCAAGCGCAACCCCGTTCTCTCCGAACGTATGTGTTCCCTGGCCAGATACGTGGCCTCCCTCCCAAGGGTGGCATGGGAAAATGCTTCCCATACCCTCTTCGAACGCACTTTGGATGATTCGGCCAATAGGAGGGTAATTTTGGCAGAAGGTTTTTTGGCGGTGGACGAAATCCTTATCCTCTACCAGCACTTGGTGGAGGGAATGGAGGTAAACAAGACCATGATCGATAGGAACCTGAAACTCTTCTTCCCCTTTTCCGCCCTAGAGCCCCTCCTGATGGTGCTGGTGAAGAAGGGGGGAAACAGGCAGGAGCTCCACGAAAGGCTGAGAAGACTTTCTTCCATGGCTTGGGAGAGGATCAGGGAAGGGGGGGAGAACCCCTTGCCTTCCCTTCTGAAGGAGGATCCTTCGGTGGGTCCCCTTCTCACCGAGGAGGAGTGGGAGGAAATCTTGGACCCCTCCAAGCACTTGGGGGATGCGGTGGAGAGATGTGAGCGCTTCTTGGAGAGGGAGATAGACCCCGTTTTGGCCAAGTACTCAGACAGGCTGGGGAAAAAGGTTCCTCCCTCCTTCTGA
- a CDS encoding DUF2703 domain-containing protein: MKIQILYILDCPWCLKTKEVVREVLRELGVKAEVEEILIDTEEKAKEYGFLGSPTVLVDGRDVQEEVTKGRCPSCEELAESAGHFVRRECKLGCRVYFYGGRHYPYPPKRMIKKAVEEAMGRRESKAGRGR, from the coding sequence ATGAAGATTCAGATTCTGTACATATTGGACTGTCCATGGTGCCTGAAGACCAAGGAGGTGGTCAGAGAGGTCCTGAGAGAACTGGGCGTAAAAGCGGAGGTGGAAGAAATACTGATAGACACGGAGGAAAAGGCCAAGGAGTACGGGTTTTTGGGTTCGCCCACCGTGCTGGTGGATGGTAGGGATGTTCAAGAGGAGGTCACGAAGGGGAGGTGCCCTTCTTGCGAGGAGCTTGCCGAGAGCGCTGGTCATTTCGTTCGAAGGGAGTGCAAGCTCGGGTGCAGGGTTTACTTCTACGGGGGGAGGCACTACCCCTATCCACCCAAGAGGATGATCAAGAAGGCCGTGGAAGAAGCGATGGGCCGCCGGGAGTCGAAAGCTGGACGAGGGCGGTAG
- the purH gene encoding bifunctional phosphoribosylaminoimidazolecarboxamide formyltransferase/IMP cyclohydrolase: MKVRNALISVWDKRGLEEFAKGLVELGVQLFSSGGTARFLREKGIPVKEVSELTGFPEILDGRVKTLHPFIHAGILAKRNQSSHLNTLKERGIPTIDLVVVNLYPFVETISKAGVELEEVLENIDIGGPALVRAAAKNYRDVIVVVRPERYGEVLEELRSKGDLGEEKRLELAVEAFAHTSYYDSSIFSYLTGLLPQRTFPTFLGLGYRKLLDLRYGQNPHQRGAFYAEVPAWGMATAKLYQGRELSFNNLLDLDSAVEILREFEETTAVVIKHTNPCGVASDPEVWKAYVKARECDPISAYGGVVGINRKVDRKTAEEITSTFIEAVVAPSYEPEALEVMKKKTNMRVLELPSFESKAKMRFKQISGGLLVEEENSLLLRPEELRVVTERKPTREEMEQLLFAWKVVKHVKSNAIVVARDKQAVGIGAGQTSRVDSTEIALKKAGPRARGAVLASDAFFPFPDSVQKAAEAGITAIIQPGGSIRDKESIDEANKHGMAMVFTGIRHFKH; the protein is encoded by the coding sequence ATGAAGGTAAGGAATGCCCTGATAAGCGTTTGGGACAAAAGGGGTTTGGAAGAGTTTGCCAAGGGTTTGGTTGAACTTGGAGTTCAACTTTTCTCCAGCGGAGGAACCGCTCGCTTTCTGAGGGAAAAGGGAATACCCGTCAAAGAAGTGAGTGAACTCACGGGTTTTCCCGAAATCTTGGACGGAAGGGTCAAGACCCTCCATCCCTTCATCCATGCGGGCATCCTAGCCAAGAGAAACCAGTCATCCCATCTAAACACTTTGAAGGAAAGGGGGATACCCACCATCGACTTGGTGGTTGTAAACCTCTATCCCTTCGTGGAAACTATTAGCAAAGCTGGAGTGGAGCTAGAGGAGGTCTTAGAGAACATCGACATCGGGGGCCCTGCCCTGGTGAGGGCGGCCGCCAAGAACTACAGGGATGTGATCGTGGTGGTCAGACCGGAGAGGTATGGGGAGGTTTTGGAGGAGCTGAGATCGAAAGGGGACTTGGGAGAGGAAAAAAGACTGGAACTGGCCGTGGAAGCCTTTGCCCACACCTCTTACTACGACTCTTCCATCTTCTCCTATCTGACCGGACTGCTTCCCCAGCGGACCTTTCCCACCTTCCTGGGACTGGGCTACAGAAAGCTCCTCGATCTGAGGTATGGGCAGAATCCCCACCAGAGGGGGGCTTTCTATGCCGAAGTTCCCGCCTGGGGGATGGCAACCGCCAAGCTCTATCAGGGAAGGGAACTGTCTTTTAACAATCTCCTAGACCTGGACTCGGCGGTGGAAATCCTCAGAGAGTTCGAGGAGACCACGGCGGTGGTGATCAAGCACACCAACCCCTGCGGGGTGGCCTCCGATCCAGAGGTCTGGAAGGCCTACGTCAAAGCTAGGGAATGCGACCCCATCTCTGCCTATGGAGGGGTGGTGGGGATAAACCGAAAGGTCGATAGAAAGACTGCGGAGGAGATCACTTCTACCTTCATCGAGGCCGTGGTGGCCCCCTCCTACGAACCGGAGGCCCTGGAGGTGATGAAGAAGAAAACCAACATGAGGGTGCTAGAGCTTCCCTCCTTCGAAAGCAAGGCAAAGATGCGTTTCAAACAGATAAGCGGTGGACTCCTAGTTGAGGAAGAGAACTCCCTCCTCCTGCGTCCTGAGGAACTCAGGGTGGTCACAGAGAGGAAGCCCACTCGAGAAGAAATGGAACAGCTCCTTTTCGCCTGGAAGGTGGTGAAACATGTGAAATCCAATGCGATCGTGGTGGCCAGGGACAAGCAAGCGGTGGGGATTGGGGCTGGGCAGACGAGCAGGGTGGACTCCACCGAGATAGCCCTGAAAAAGGCGGGTCCGCGCGCGAGGGGGGCCGTTCTCGCTTCTGATGCCTTTTTCCCTTTCCCCGACTCGGTCCAAAAGGCGGCCGAGGCTGGAATCACGGCCATCATCCAACCTGGAGGTTCTATCAGGGACAAGGAATCCATTGATGAAGCCAACAAGCATGGCATGGCTATGGTCTTCACCGGAATAAGGCACTTCAAACACTGA
- the purL gene encoding phosphoribosylformylglycinamidine synthase subunit PurL — MSELYRRLPLPFEVYEVLLSKAKGEELSRISLEMGLAMNLREMEECKKYFSRKGRDPTDVELQGIAQTWSEHCFHKTFKGVVRVGRKRVRLFRDFIARVTEELSPSWCVSTFRDNAGIVRFDEEHGLAVKVETHNHPSAIEPFGGAATGVGGVIRDILGVWAKPIACLDVLGFGPLNFPWERLPAGIKHPRYIYRGVVAGIGAYGNNMGIPTVAGAIYFDESYVGNPVVYCGCVGILPLKRYVKKTRPGDLLVLVGGRTGRDGIHGVTFASLELSEESEEVSRPAVQIPDPIEEEKLKRGILEVAERGLASSITDLGGGGISCASGEMAREAGCGVEVWLDKVPLKYPGMRPWEIWISESQERMALSVPPEHLEEVLKIFEGEEVEATAIGKFTENGLLRVFYRGYRVAELELSFLFSPPLPERKARWKAPSLEEPSFSPPPLKRTLLRLLSSPNICSREEVIRTYDHEVQGGTVLKPLQGEYGGPNDGVVLKPLRKSRKGVVLSCGLKPRYGKIDPYWMAASSLEEAVRNNVAVGGRRIALLDNFVWGNPEKEEQLGSLLRACEACYRFALALGTPFISGKDSLYNESPLGPVTPTLLITAVGLIEDVGKAVSSELKEGGNPLYLVGNTFPELGGSEYYALLGYLGRSVPKVRVGEARRNLRVVEEAIELGLVRACHDLSEGGLGVALAEMVLGGDCGAEVELELVPSPERLREDYLFFSESNSRFLLEVKREKEEEFRRKAGKRARRIGWVTDEGVLRVLGRKERWEVDAEELRRAWRNPEW; from the coding sequence TTGAGCGAGCTTTACAGGAGGCTCCCCCTTCCCTTCGAAGTATACGAGGTCCTGTTGAGCAAGGCGAAGGGGGAAGAACTTTCTAGGATCAGCCTGGAGATGGGCCTGGCCATGAACTTGAGGGAGATGGAGGAATGCAAAAAATATTTCTCGAGGAAAGGGAGGGACCCCACCGACGTGGAGCTGCAGGGCATCGCCCAGACCTGGTCAGAACATTGTTTCCACAAGACCTTCAAAGGGGTGGTGAGGGTGGGGAGGAAGAGGGTCAGGCTCTTCAGGGACTTCATAGCGAGGGTGACGGAGGAGCTCTCCCCTTCCTGGTGCGTTTCCACCTTCAGGGACAATGCCGGAATCGTGAGGTTCGACGAGGAGCACGGTTTGGCCGTCAAGGTGGAAACCCATAACCACCCTTCCGCCATCGAACCCTTCGGGGGTGCGGCCACGGGAGTGGGTGGTGTGATAAGGGACATTTTGGGCGTTTGGGCAAAGCCCATAGCTTGCTTGGACGTATTGGGATTCGGTCCTCTCAATTTCCCATGGGAACGACTTCCTGCGGGGATCAAGCATCCGAGATACATCTACCGCGGGGTAGTGGCAGGAATAGGGGCCTACGGAAACAACATGGGGATACCGACCGTGGCGGGGGCCATTTACTTCGATGAGAGCTATGTGGGAAACCCCGTGGTTTATTGCGGGTGCGTGGGTATCCTTCCCCTGAAGAGGTACGTGAAGAAAACGAGACCAGGAGATCTTTTGGTTTTGGTGGGGGGGAGGACGGGAAGGGATGGAATTCATGGGGTGACCTTCGCTTCCCTTGAGCTTTCAGAGGAGTCTGAGGAGGTATCCAGACCGGCCGTTCAAATCCCGGATCCCATCGAGGAGGAAAAACTGAAAAGGGGGATCCTGGAAGTGGCGGAAAGGGGATTGGCCAGCTCCATCACCGACCTGGGGGGAGGAGGAATTTCCTGTGCCAGTGGTGAAATGGCCAGGGAGGCAGGGTGTGGGGTGGAGGTATGGCTGGACAAGGTACCCCTCAAGTATCCGGGTATGAGACCCTGGGAGATTTGGATTTCAGAATCCCAAGAGAGAATGGCCCTGAGCGTTCCCCCAGAACATCTGGAAGAGGTGTTGAAAATTTTTGAAGGGGAAGAAGTTGAGGCCACGGCAATAGGGAAATTCACTGAAAACGGTCTACTCAGGGTCTTCTATCGCGGTTATCGAGTGGCCGAGCTGGAACTCTCCTTCCTCTTCTCCCCTCCCCTGCCGGAGAGGAAGGCGAGGTGGAAGGCACCATCCTTGGAGGAGCCAAGTTTCTCCCCTCCCCCCCTCAAGAGGACCCTCCTCAGGCTTCTCTCTTCCCCCAACATCTGTAGCAGGGAGGAAGTGATCCGAACTTACGATCACGAGGTACAGGGTGGAACGGTCCTGAAACCCCTCCAGGGGGAATATGGCGGTCCAAACGATGGAGTGGTCCTCAAACCCCTGAGGAAATCGAGGAAGGGGGTGGTCCTCTCCTGCGGGCTCAAACCAAGGTATGGAAAGATAGATCCCTACTGGATGGCCGCTTCGAGTCTGGAGGAGGCCGTGAGGAACAACGTAGCGGTCGGAGGAAGGAGAATAGCCCTCTTGGACAACTTCGTGTGGGGAAATCCGGAGAAGGAGGAACAGCTGGGTTCACTGCTGAGGGCCTGCGAGGCCTGCTATCGTTTTGCCCTGGCTTTGGGTACCCCCTTCATTTCCGGAAAGGATAGCCTGTACAACGAGTCACCTCTCGGTCCCGTGACCCCCACCCTCCTGATCACCGCCGTGGGTTTGATCGAGGATGTGGGGAAAGCCGTTTCTTCGGAATTGAAGGAGGGTGGTAACCCGCTCTACCTCGTAGGAAACACCTTTCCGGAGCTTGGGGGTTCCGAATACTACGCCCTCTTGGGATATCTGGGAAGGAGTGTTCCCAAGGTAAGGGTAGGGGAGGCGAGGAGGAACCTGAGGGTGGTGGAGGAAGCCATAGAGCTTGGACTGGTGAGGGCATGTCACGATCTTTCGGAGGGCGGTCTGGGAGTGGCCTTGGCGGAGATGGTACTCGGTGGGGACTGTGGGGCGGAAGTTGAACTCGAGCTTGTTCCCTCCCCTGAAAGACTGAGAGAGGATTACCTCTTCTTCTCCGAGTCGAACAGCAGATTCCTGCTCGAGGTGAAGAGGGAAAAGGAGGAGGAATTCCGGAGGAAGGCGGGAAAAAGGGCGAGGAGGATAGGCTGGGTCACGGATGAAGGGGTCCTGAGGGTCCTGGGAAGGAAGGAAAGGTGGGAAGTGGATGCTGAAGAGCTGAGGAGGGCTTGGAGGAATCCGGAATGGTGA
- a CDS encoding AIR carboxylase family protein — MKVVILYGSRADMEFAEPARALFRELGIRFEERVASAHKTPDRLLEIVREYERSGEDLVYLTVVGRSNALSGMVDAQVRHPVITCPVRMENFPFDIFSSLRMPRGVAPLVVTDPEGAALAAAKILSLLDEGLAERVSSWQKKRREEVISADEEVRESWGKI; from the coding sequence GTGAAGGTCGTAATCCTCTACGGGTCCAGGGCGGATATGGAGTTCGCGGAGCCCGCCAGAGCACTTTTCAGGGAGCTTGGGATAAGGTTCGAAGAAAGGGTGGCCTCCGCCCACAAGACGCCAGACAGACTCCTGGAGATAGTGAGGGAGTACGAACGCAGTGGAGAAGACTTGGTCTATCTCACCGTGGTGGGGAGATCCAACGCCCTCTCTGGGATGGTGGATGCGCAGGTCAGACACCCTGTGATAACCTGTCCGGTCAGAATGGAAAACTTCCCCTTCGACATTTTTTCTTCACTGCGCATGCCCAGGGGTGTGGCTCCCTTGGTGGTGACGGATCCGGAGGGAGCGGCCTTGGCAGCCGCAAAGATCCTCTCGTTGCTGGATGAAGGATTGGCGGAAAGGGTTTCCTCTTGGCAGAAGAAAAGAAGGGAAGAAGTTATCTCGGCGGATGAGGAGGTTAGGGAAAGCTGGGGAAAAATTTAA